ACTAGTCATAAAAACGCGAGGAATCTTATAAGAAAGATCGAAAGAGATGAATTAGTCGAAGAACTTGTTAAAAATTATCTTGGGAAATAAATTTGGCCTCACACATAAGTGTGAGGCATATTGTATTTGCTTGAATGGAGAGAATTATGTTGCGTACAATAGGATTAGATGTAGGTGATAAAACAATAGGGGTCGCAGTTAGTGATCCATCTGGATTAATAGCACAAGGTATAAAAACACTAAAGAGGACTATAATAGAGGAAGATATAATTGAGATCAAGAAGTTAGTAAATAGCTTTCAAGCAGAAGAGCTAGTCGTTGGCTTTCCTAAAAATATGAATGGCACAATTGGACCACAAGGACAAAAAGTTATTGAGTTTGTAGAGAATCTAAAAAAGGAAATAAAATTGCCTATAATTTTATGGGATGAAAGGCTAACGACCGTTGAAGCAAACAGGATGTTAATAGAAAAAGCTGATATGAGACGTGACAAAAGGAAAAAAGTAATTGATAAATTAGCTGCAACAATAATTCTTCAAGGATTTCTTGATCACAAAAGGAAAATATAAATTTACTTGACAGGAAATTTTTTGTATAATACAATGAGATTATCCGAATAGAAGAATTGAGGTGATTTTTTTGGATAATGAAATGGATAATGAAATAATTCATCTTGTTGATGACGAAGGAAATGAAGTCGAATTTGAACTTATTTCATCTTTTGAACTTGATGATACAAAATATGCTGTCGTTGCACCACTCGATAGTGACAGTGATGATGCATATATATTAAGGGTTGAACAAGATGAAAATGGCGAGGACTTATTTGTAGGAATAGAGGACGAAGAAGAATTTAATGATGTCGTCGAGGCATATAATGAATTGATGGATGAAAACAGCTGTGAATGCGACGATGACTGTGAATGCGACGATGACTGTGAATGTGAACATGATGAATAAAAGATATACCTTTCTGGTATATCTTTTATTATTAAAGATTTTATTCGAATAATAGTTGTCAACAAATCCATTTTCTTGGCAATTAGTAATATATTCTCTATTAAGAAAATATTACTTGGGAAATATTATAAAAATATTGATTTTATTAAATTATTGACAATCAGAAATAATAATTATAAAATATAATTGATAATGAATCTCAATATCACATTTACATAATATACGAGGGGGTGTTTAAGATGACATTAGACCTTGCAAAAATTGGAAGTAATGTCATTATAGAAGAGATTGAAGATGAAAGTGTAAGAATGCAGGCGATTCGCTTTGGCATAATAGGTGGTGCCCGGGTGAAGTGTATAGAAAAGTTGCCAAAAGGGCCTGTAATTATACAAAACCGCATGCAGGAAATTGCGATTGGAAGAAGACTTGCTGAAAAAATAAAAATAAGGCTTGAGGAGGCTTAAGATGAGCAACTGCTGTACAGAATTAAAAATTGATGTACCAAAGGGTGCTAAAAAAATAGTCCTCGTTGGTAATCCGAATGTTGGTAAATCTGTCTTTTTCAATTCTCTTACAGGAATGTATGTTGATGTGTCAAATTTTCCCGGTACTACTGTTGATATAAGTCATGGTAAGTTTGGTAATGATGTAGTAATTGATACACCAGGTGTTTATGGAGTGTCGTCATTTAATGATGAAGAAAGAGTTGCAAGGGATGTTATTCTTGATGCTGATATTGTTCTGAATGTAGTTGATGCACTTCACATAGAACGAGATTTATTTCTAACACAACAACTCATAGATATGGGTAAACCTCTAATTATTGCATTAAATATGATGGATGAGGTTAAAAGAAATGGCATTTCGATTGATGTAAAAAGACTTGAAATGGAATTAGGCGTTACTGTAATACCATGTATAGCGACTAAAAATATGGGCGTAAAAGAAGTTAAAAACAATATATATAATGCTAAATATGGCAATAGAACGAATGTGGTCAAAAAATATTATAATGAATTTAAATTTGATGTTCCTAACAAATCAGAGATTCTATTGATTCTTGAAGACGATGAAAATGTTATGAAAAGAAATGGGATCAAAGAGAAAATTGGTCTTAGGGAAATTATATACAATGAAAGACGTAAAAGGGTTAATGAAATAATAAATAATGTCATAAAAGAAGAGAATAATGGGGCGTCGTTTAACATAAAACTCGGCAGAATGATGTTAAAGCCAATAACAGGTATTCCTTTATTGATAATAACTCTTGGTATCATGTATGAAGTCATAGGTGTTATTATAGCTCAAACAGTCGTAGGATTTACT
This portion of the Thermoanaerobacterium sp. RBIITD genome encodes:
- the ruvX gene encoding Holliday junction resolvase RuvX is translated as MRTIGLDVGDKTIGVAVSDPSGLIAQGIKTLKRTIIEEDIIEIKKLVNSFQAEELVVGFPKNMNGTIGPQGQKVIEFVENLKKEIKLPIILWDERLTTVEANRMLIEKADMRRDKRKKVIDKLAATIILQGFLDHKRKI
- a CDS encoding DUF1292 domain-containing protein produces the protein MDNEIIHLVDDEGNEVEFELISSFELDDTKYAVVAPLDSDSDDAYILRVEQDENGEDLFVGIEDEEEFNDVVEAYNELMDENSCECDDDCECDDDCECEHDE
- a CDS encoding FeoA family protein; the protein is MTLDLAKIGSNVIIEEIEDESVRMQAIRFGIIGGARVKCIEKLPKGPVIIQNRMQEIAIGRRLAEKIKIRLEEA